DNA from Sphingomonas sp. R1:
ATGCGGACCGGGGCACCCGCCGGGGCCGGCGCGATCCAGAGCGCGTGGCCGCGTCCATCGCCGAGGTTCACCGTCCGGTGATCCTGGGCGATCGGACTTTGCAATGCAAAGTTCGTGGGCAAAAAATTGCTCCTCATGCCGGCCGCGTCTTCGAAGCGGCATTGTCTGCGGCCGCCTCGTGCGCGCGGGCCTGCTGGAGAACCGCCTCCAGCGCGGCGAGATAGTCGGCGAACCGGGTCCGCCCCATGGCGGTCAGCCGGCAGCGGGTGATCGCGCGGCGGCCGTCCTGGTCCTTGGCTTGCGTCACGAAGCCTGCTTCCTCCAGCACCTGCAGATGGCGGGCGAGGTTGCCGTCGGTCAGCCCGCACAGCGTCTTGAGTTCGGAAAAGCCCAGCCCGTCGGCATGGCCGGCAAGCGAGGTGACGATGCCCAGTCGCGCGCGCTCGTGGAACACCCGATCCAGCCCGGCATAGGCGAAGGGCGCCGCGCCGCTCATGCCGCGCCTCGCTGGACGGCGCGGTGCAGCGCCAATGCCACGAGCAACTGGCCGATGCCGAAGGGCAGCGCCATCGCCCAGGGCGAGGGGATGCCGCCGGCCGCAGCTTCTGCCAGCACGACAAAGCCGCAGGCGAAATACCAGGCGGCGGGGAGCAGGATCGTGCGGGGCAGCATCGGAATGGCGGACAGGCCGGCAAGCGCGATCAGCAATTGCCACAGGCCCGGCAGCATCCACACGCTGTCGGGCGCCACGCGCAGCAGCAAGAGCGCGAGGCCGGCGCCGGCGACCAGGAAGGGCAGCAGGATGCGCAGCGTGCCGGCGATCAGCTGGTCGGCCATCGATCCATGCACGCGCCGCGCCCGTGCCAGCGCCTCGCCGCCGAGCAGCGCCACGGCGATCAGCGCGACCAGCGCCCAGAAGCCGACGAAGTGCAGCGGCGTGTCCGCAACGGCCGGCCAGGCCGACTGCACGCCGCCCGCGACCAGCGCGAGCATGCCGGTCGCCGCAACCGTGGTCGGGGTCAGGCCGTCGAAGCGGGTGCTGGCAACCATGCGCTGCTGGATGAAGGCCAGATCGGCCATCGCGCGTTCGAGATCCGTCATGCCGACTCCACTTTGCAATGCAAAGCTACGCCGTGTCGGCAGCGACGGTCAACAAAAAAGGGGCGGCTGCCGTGGCAGCCACCCCCAGGCCCTTCGTGGGGAAGGGGATCAGAAGCTGCCGCGCAGACCGATCAGGAACTGGCGACCGGGCTTGTACTGGGTGAAGGTCGCGTTGGGGAACTGGAAGTAGGAGCGCAGCGTCGCATTGGTGAAGTTCGACACGTTGATGGTCAGCTGCGGGGCCTTCTTTACGCCCAGCAGCTTGTCGAGATCGAAGGCCGAGGAGAAATCCCAGGTCGTGTAGTCGTCGGCATAGAGCGCCGCCGTCGGGATGCTGTTCTGCGACGTGCCGCTGCTCACCGAGCCCTCGCGCGAGGTGACCGACACGCGCAGCATTACGCCGCCCCGCTCGTAATAACCGGTGACGTTGTAGGTGAAGGGCGACACGCCCGTCGCCGTCGCCGCGCCGTCATTGGTCTGGTCGACGATCGTCGCGTTGGCGTTGAAGCCGAAGCCCCGCACGCCCAGCTTCTCGGTCAGGAAATCGAGCGGCTGGACCCACTGGAACTCGATGCCGTTGATCTTCAGCTTGTTCGGCACGTTGACCTGGCTGGTGACCAGCACCGTCGCCGCGGTCGGGCCGCCGCGCGAGTTGATCGCGATTTGCTGGGTGGGGTTCAGCGTGTCGTAGGTGATGCCGTACTGGGACAGCGCCGCGAAGGGCACGGTACGGTTCTGGTTGATCGTGAAGCCGTCGATCGCCTTGCGGAACGCGTTGAAGCTGATCACGCCCTCGCGGCCGGTATAATATTCGAAGCCGAGATCGAGGTTGGTCGACAGATAGGGCTTCAGCGCCGGATTGCCGATCGTGGCCTGGTCGGCCGACGGCGCGCCGAAGCTCACGCCCGGCAGCTGCGCCGAGGGATCGGGTCGCGTCATCGTCTTAGACGCGGCCAGGCGCACCACCGCGTGCGGGCCGACATCATAGGCCAGCGTGGCGGCGGGCAGCCAGCGGGTGTAGCTGTTGCGCGTCGAGACGAAGGTGACGAGGTTCGGATAGCGGCTGCCATCCGCAATCTGGGTGCCCGCGGCGGTGGCGTTGCGCGGATCGGCGATCGAGACGCGGCCCTGGATGCTCTGGATGGTGTTGACGTAGCGCACCCCCAGGTTGAAGCGCAGCGTGTTGTCGCCCAGCGTCTGCTCGCCGTTGAGCGTCGCGAACGCGGACTTCACCACTTCGCGGATATAGCCGCCATTGGCGCCGGTGTTCGATCCGCCGCTTTCGGGCGTGTTGTCGTGGAAGCTGTCATAGTTGCTGGCCTTGCGGAACGCGTCCCAGTCGACCGTGACGAAGCCGGCCGGGCCGGGCTTGAGATAGGTCGGCGCGGCGCTGTTCGGGATCAGCGAGCCGCCATAGGTGACCGTCCCCGTCTGGCCGGCGGTGTAGCCGGTGCCATAGCCCGGATAGGTGGGATAGCCGGCGGGCGCGGCGCCCTTCACGCTCAGGCCCTCGCAGGGCGGCTGCGAGTTGGGGCCGGGGACGAACACGCTGGGATTGTTGCCGCAGACCGCATTCTGCCAAGCCTGGGTATTGTCATAGCCGCGGATCCGGCGGGCGATGTCGTCATAGGCGGCGCCGACCTGCAGGTTGAGCGCGCGGGTGCCCCAGGTCAGGTCGCCGCGCACACCCTTGTTGGTGTTGCGCCGGCGCTCGTCCTGCATGTTGACGCGGCTGCCGGTGTACCAGCCGAAATTCGCCGGATTGTTGAGGTCGAGGCTGCTCTTGATGTCCGGAATGCCGCCGTTGTTGGTGTAGGTAACGGTGGCACCCTGGCCCAGCGGCGTGGTGAAGCCCACGGTCGGGCTCTCGCGGTGGAAGGTCGAGCGGGCATAGTTGGCCTGGAGGTTTGCCTTCAGCGTGTCGTTG
Protein-coding regions in this window:
- a CDS encoding transcriptional regulator — protein: MSGAAPFAYAGLDRVFHERARLGIVTSLAGHADGLGFSELKTLCGLTDGNLARHLQVLEEAGFVTQAKDQDGRRAITRCRLTAMGRTRFADYLAALEAVLQQARAHEAAADNAASKTRPA
- a CDS encoding TonB-dependent receptor, whose protein sequence is MQRPFRPARSALLCATILSAACASTAGAQTAPAAPQASDVPAAATGAEQEIVVTGYRQSLAKAVNAKRDSTGFTDSIFAEDIGKFPDTNIAESFNRIPGITITRDVTGEGVNVAIRGLGSNFTNVTLNGAPIAVASSGATDAQGTDRSVDLSFFPTDLFTKLTVNKSYTANLLEGGAAGNVDLRSARPFDRPDSFLAYNLQGSNQTPEKRIGARGSLIGAWHNDTIGILAGVSAQRLYTRTKGFETIGYTNPSLTAAQCGTGNTCNSQYGGNNFTIPATVPAGAGAGLVAGTVIDNAFLLAKNPGATIQQIDNGLIPRLGRIADIRGPRDRINAIASAEFRPSDTLHFYVDGLYGYKHNELIREDMAWIGRNGAAIPTNLKFDKADCSAGCTVTSGTFANTQFFDEFRPYYETTELFSVNPGAEWTINDTLKANLQANYARSTFHRESPTVGFTTPLGQGATVTYTNNGGIPDIKSSLDLNNPANFGWYTGSRVNMQDERRRNTNKGVRGDLTWGTRALNLQVGAAYDDIARRIRGYDNTQAWQNAVCGNNPSVFVPGPNSQPPCEGLSVKGAAPAGYPTYPGYGTGYTAGQTGTVTYGGSLIPNSAAPTYLKPGPAGFVTVDWDAFRKASNYDSFHDNTPESGGSNTGANGGYIREVVKSAFATLNGEQTLGDNTLRFNLGVRYVNTIQSIQGRVSIADPRNATAAGTQIADGSRYPNLVTFVSTRNSYTRWLPAATLAYDVGPHAVVRLAASKTMTRPDPSAQLPGVSFGAPSADQATIGNPALKPYLSTNLDLGFEYYTGREGVISFNAFRKAIDGFTINQNRTVPFAALSQYGITYDTLNPTQQIAINSRGGPTAATVLVTSQVNVPNKLKINGIEFQWVQPLDFLTEKLGVRGFGFNANATIVDQTNDGAATATGVSPFTYNVTGYYERGGVMLRVSVTSREGSVSSGTSQNSIPTAALYADDYTTWDFSSAFDLDKLLGVKKAPQLTINVSNFTNATLRSYFQFPNATFTQYKPGRQFLIGLRGSF